From the genome of Desulfobaculum xiamenense:
GAAGGTGGCCCAGCCCAAGAACAAGTTCACCGTGGGCATCGAGGACGACGTCACGCACACCTCCCTTGAGCTGCGTGCCGATCTCGACACCACCCCCGCGGGCACCGTGCAGTGCAAGTTCTGGGGCCTCGGCTCCGATGGCACCGTCGGCGCGAACAAGAGCGCCATCAAGATCATCGGCGACAACACCGACCTCTACGCGCAGGGATACTTCGCCTACGACTCCAAGAAGTCCGGCGGCATCACCATTTCCCATCTGCGCTTCGGCTCCTCGCCCATCCAGTCCACCTACCTCATCAACGCCGCGGACTACATCGCGTGCCACAACCCGGCCTACGTCCACCAGTACGACCTGCTGGACGGCATCAAGGACGGCGGCACCTTCGTGCTGAACTGCCCGTGGACCGTGGAGGAGATGGAGAAGGAGCTGCCCGCTTCCCTCAAGCGCACCATCGCCGAGAAGAAGCTCAAGTTCTACACCGTGGACGGCGTGAAGATCGCCGGCGAGGTCGGCCTTGGCGGACGCATCAACATGGTCATGCAGACCGCGTTCTTCAAGCTCTCCAAGGTTATTCCCTTCGAGCAGGCCGTGGCGCTGCTCAAGGACGCCATCACCAAGACCTACGGCAAGAAGGGCGAGAAGATCGTCAATATGAACCATCAGGCCGTTGACCGTGGCATCGACGCCATCGTCGAGGTCAAGGTTCCCGAGTCCTGGCTTGAGGCTTCCGACGAGTGTTGCTGCGGCTGCGGCCACGACGCCCCCGAGTTCATCACCGACGTGGTGCGGCCCATCCTCGCTCAGAAGGGCGACGATCTGCCCGTGTCCGCCTTCGAGCCCGATGGCCTGTTCCCGGTGTCCACCGCCGCCTACGAGAAGCGCGGCGTGGCCATCAACGTGCCCGAGTGGATTCCCGAGAACTGCATCCAGTGCAACCAGTGCGCCTTCGTGTGTCCCCATGCCGCCATCAGGCCCTTCGTGGCCACCGAGGGCGAGCTTGAGGGCGCTCCCGAGACCTTCGTCACCGTCGACGTGAAGGGTGCCAAGGAGCTGAAGGACATGAAGTACCGCATGCAGGTCTACGCGCAGGATTGCCTGGGCTGCGGCAACTGTGCGGACATCTGCCCCGCCAAGGAGAAGGCGCTGGTCATGAAGCCGCTGGGCACCCAGATCGAGGCGCAGGTGGCCAATCTTACCTTTGCCGAGGCCTCCATCAGCGACAAGAGCGACCTGCTCGCCAAGCGCGACAGCGTGAAGAACTCCCAGTTCTTCCAGCCGCTGCTTGAGTTCTCCGGCGCATGCGCTGGCTGCGGCGAAACCCCGTACGTGAAGGTGCTTACCCAGCTCTTCGGCGAGCGGATGATCATCTCCAACGCCACGGGCTGCTCCTCCATCTGGGGCGCGTCCGCTCCCACTACGCCGTACTGCACCAACCGCAACGGTCAGGGCCCGACCTGGGGTAACTCCCTGTTCGAGGACGCGGCCGAGTTCGGTTACGGCATGGCCCTTGGCGTGACCCAGCGCCGCAACAAGCTGTGCGACCTCATGCGCGAGGCCATCGAGTCCGACATCCCGGATGCGCTCAAGGAAGCCATGCAGAACTGGCTGGACAACAAGGACGACGCTGAGAAGTCCAGAGTCTACGGCGACGCCGTGCGCAACATGCTGTGCGAGGCTTCGCCGAGCCCCGTGCTGAGCGACATCTTCGCCATGGAAGACCTTTTCACCAAGAAGTCCGTGTGGATCTTCGGCGGTGACGGATGGGCTTACGACATCGGCTACGGCGGCGTGGATCACGTGCTGGCCTCCGGCGAGGATATCAACATCCTCGTCATGGACACCGAGGTCTACTCCAACACCGGCGGCCAGTCCTCCAAGGCCACGCCGCTCGGCTCCATCGCCAAGTTCGCGGCCTCCGGCAAGAAGACCGGCAAGAAGGATCTCGGCCGCATGGCCATGACCTACGGCTACGTCTACGTGGCCTCCGTGGCCATGGGCGCCAACAAGCAGCAGATGATGAAGGCCTTCCAGGAGGCCGAGGCCTACAAGGGCCCCTCGCTCGTCATCTGCTACGCCCCCTGCATCAATCAGGGCATCCGCAAGGGTATGGGCAAGTCGCAGTACGAGCAGGAGCTGGCCGTCAAGTCCGGCTACTGGCCGCTGTTCCGCTTCAACCCCGAGCTGGCCGATGAGGGCAAGAACCCCTTCATCCTCGAATCCAAGGACCCCGACGGCTCGCTTCAGGAGTTCCTCTCCGGCGAGAACCGCTACGGTCTGCTCGAACGCACCTTCCCCGAGGAATCCAAGAAGCTGCGTGCCGAGATCGAGACCCAGTACCTGCACCGCTTCGAGCACTTCAAGGCGCTTGCGTCTCTTGAAGGCCCCACGGTCATCGGACCCGAGGGCGTCACGCTCAAGGGCGGCGAAGCTGGCGAGCAGTGCGCGGTGTCCGACACCGCCGAGCATGCCCGCGCCAAGGGCGGCGAACCCTGCGACGACGGTCGCGAAGGGAAGTAGCCCCTACTGGTTCATTCGAACGCTTGAAACGGGGCGCGGCGACACGCCGCGCCCCGTCTTTTTTTGTGGAGTTGACAGGAGCGGCGGTGCGCCTTGCGAAGCGCCCGTGCGCAGATTCCGGCGGCAAAGCGTGCCTGCGCCGTACGGGAACAGGGAAGAGGGGTGTCCACCACAGCGGGATACCGTGTTGAGGAGACTGGGACGTTGCGTCAGCAAGCATTGTCCCGCAACGGTCGATGGTTGTCCGCAATGGCGAACACGTCCGTTTTTCCGGACCGGAGAGTGTCGTCCAGTTTGTCGGACGCGCTTTCAAAACCCGGAAAATCGCGGTATCATCGGCATGAATCCTCATTCGACGGATCTTGCCTACTCACTTCTCCTCCTCCAAATCGACTCTCGCAATGGATAATGTCTTTTATTTCGGCATGTTGTACTCGCAGCGTGGCCGGAGTCCGTTTTCCCGGACCGGTTCCGATAGCCCCGGAGCCGAAGAAGGGGAGGGCGTGAAGACAATATCCCGGAATAATGGAAGAAGTCGCAACATGTAGAAGTTGGCACGCAACTTGTTCTTGGAAAAAACGGATTATCGTTCAACCTCTAACTCGCTTTCCAAGGAGCCTTTCTATGTCCATTGGAGTCCTGGCCCTTGTCGCCGTTCTACCCATCGTGCTGGCCCTCGTGCTGATGGTCGGCATGCGCTGGCCCGCCACCAAGGCCATGCCCGTCGCGTGGCTTGTCACCGCGCTCGGCGCTGTGCTTGCGTGGCAGCTTCCCGCAGGATACGTCGCGGCCCTTACCGTTCAGGGTTTCGTGACCGCCATCGGCATCCTGATCATCGTTTTCGGAGCCATCCTGATCCTCTACACGCTGCAGTACAGCGGCGGCATGGAGACGATCCAGTGTGGCTTCCAGGGAATCTCCCGTGACCGCCGCGTGCAGGCCATCATCATTGGCTACATGTTCGCGGCCTTCATCGAAGGCGCAGCCGGCTTCGGTACGCCCGCCGCACTGGCCGCACCGCTGCTTCTGAGCCTCGGCTTCCCGCCGCTGGCCGCAGCCGTGATGTGCCTCGTCTTCAACTCCTTCCCTGTGACCTTCGGCGCCGTCGGCACCCCCGTGGTGCTCGGCCTGAAGTTCCTGAAGGACCTCGTCGAGGCTGCGGTGGTCTCCGGCGTGGCCGGGGTGAACTTCACCAGCATGGAGTCCTTCAACCTGCTGGTGGGTCAGTGGGCGACGCTCATGCACCTGCCCATGATCTTTATCCTGCCCATCTTCACCCTCGGTTTCATCACCCGGTTCTTCGGCCCCAACCGTAGCTGGACCGACGGTTTCAAGGCGTGGAAGTTCTGCATTTTCGCGGCAGTGTCCTTCACCATTCCCTACATGATCTTCGCATGGTTTGTCGGTCCCGAGTTCCCGGCCCTCATCGGCGGTCTCGTGGGTATCGGCATTCTGATCTTCGGTGCCAAGAAAGGCTTCTGCGTGCCCGAGGACACCTGGGATTTCGGCCCTCACGACAAGTGGGAGCCTGAGTGGACCGGTTCCATCGCCCCTGACGAGAAGGCCGAGTTCAAGGCCCACATGAGCCAGTTCCGCGCGTGGGTGCCTTACATCCTCATCGGCCTCATCCTCGTGCTGACCCGCATTCCCGAGCTTGGCCTCAAGGGCATTCTGGCCGGACAGAAGGTCTCCTTCACCGATATCCTCGGTTATCAGGGCGTGGACGCCTCCATCGCCTACCTGTACCTGCCGGGCACCATTCCCTTCATGCTCGTGGCCGTGATGACCATCTTCATCCACGGCATGAGCGGCGCAAACGCCAAGCGCGCATGGACCGAGTCCATCGCCAAGATGAAGAACCCCACCATCGCGCTGTTCTTCGCCGTGGCGCTGGTGTCCATCTTCCGCGGTTCCGGCGTGGGCAACGAGCTGCTGAACCCCAATGCGTACCCCTCCATGCCGCTGGCCATGGCCAAGACCGTGGCGGCGATGGTCGGCAAC
Proteins encoded in this window:
- the nifJ gene encoding pyruvate:ferredoxin (flavodoxin) oxidoreductase encodes the protein MSKHMKTMDGNTATAHIAYALSDCAAIYPITPSSNMGEVADEWAAQGRKNIFGQTVNVRQMQSEAGAAGAVHGSLAAGALTTTFTASQGLLLMIPNMYKISGELLPGVFHVSARAIAAHALSIFGDHQDVMACRQTGFAMLSSASVQEAMDLALVAHLTAIEASVPFMHYFDGFRTSHEIQKIEVIEYEDIAKVVNWDAIEAFRQRGANPEHPEIRGTAQNPDIYFQGREAANPYYNELASLTVENMKKVESITGRRYRLFDYVGHPEAERVVVAMGSACEAIEEVINHLLAKGERVGLIKVRLFRPWSTEAMLSVLPATATTITVLDRTKEPGALGDPLYQDVCTTFMERGEMPTIIAGRYGLGSKEFTPAMIKAVFDNMKVAQPKNKFTVGIEDDVTHTSLELRADLDTTPAGTVQCKFWGLGSDGTVGANKSAIKIIGDNTDLYAQGYFAYDSKKSGGITISHLRFGSSPIQSTYLINAADYIACHNPAYVHQYDLLDGIKDGGTFVLNCPWTVEEMEKELPASLKRTIAEKKLKFYTVDGVKIAGEVGLGGRINMVMQTAFFKLSKVIPFEQAVALLKDAITKTYGKKGEKIVNMNHQAVDRGIDAIVEVKVPESWLEASDECCCGCGHDAPEFITDVVRPILAQKGDDLPVSAFEPDGLFPVSTAAYEKRGVAINVPEWIPENCIQCNQCAFVCPHAAIRPFVATEGELEGAPETFVTVDVKGAKELKDMKYRMQVYAQDCLGCGNCADICPAKEKALVMKPLGTQIEAQVANLTFAEASISDKSDLLAKRDSVKNSQFFQPLLEFSGACAGCGETPYVKVLTQLFGERMIISNATGCSSIWGASAPTTPYCTNRNGQGPTWGNSLFEDAAEFGYGMALGVTQRRNKLCDLMREAIESDIPDALKEAMQNWLDNKDDAEKSRVYGDAVRNMLCEASPSPVLSDIFAMEDLFTKKSVWIFGGDGWAYDIGYGGVDHVLASGEDINILVMDTEVYSNTGGQSSKATPLGSIAKFAASGKKTGKKDLGRMAMTYGYVYVASVAMGANKQQMMKAFQEAEAYKGPSLVICYAPCINQGIRKGMGKSQYEQELAVKSGYWPLFRFNPELADEGKNPFILESKDPDGSLQEFLSGENRYGLLERTFPEESKKLRAEIETQYLHRFEHFKALASLEGPTVIGPEGVTLKGGEAGEQCAVSDTAEHARAKGGEPCDDGREGK
- a CDS encoding L-lactate permease, translating into MSIGVLALVAVLPIVLALVLMVGMRWPATKAMPVAWLVTALGAVLAWQLPAGYVAALTVQGFVTAIGILIIVFGAILILYTLQYSGGMETIQCGFQGISRDRRVQAIIIGYMFAAFIEGAAGFGTPAALAAPLLLSLGFPPLAAAVMCLVFNSFPVTFGAVGTPVVLGLKFLKDLVEAAVVSGVAGVNFTSMESFNLLVGQWATLMHLPMIFILPIFTLGFITRFFGPNRSWTDGFKAWKFCIFAAVSFTIPYMIFAWFVGPEFPALIGGLVGIGILIFGAKKGFCVPEDTWDFGPHDKWEPEWTGSIAPDEKAEFKAHMSQFRAWVPYILIGLILVLTRIPELGLKGILAGQKVSFTDILGYQGVDASIAYLYLPGTIPFMLVAVMTIFIHGMSGANAKRAWTESIAKMKNPTIALFFAVALVSIFRGSGVGNELLNPNAYPSMPLAMAKTVAAMVGNAWPMFASFVGGLGAFITGSNTVSDLLFAEFQWGVATTLELPRQIIVAAQAVGGAMGNMVCIHNIVAACAVVGLSGMEGQILKKTVWPFLLYGTVVGIVASLLSFVFFPHLF